In the genome of Anabaena cylindrica PCC 7122, the window ACGGGACGCAGTATTTATTACTCTAGGTCTAATTTGGTAGAACTGGCAGCTTTGGTATATTGGCTGTCTACGGGGATAAGTTTTGATATTGCCTGTGAAACCCTGAAAAGGCTGAAGGCACAAGAGCCGGAGTTGTTTATTTCAGGTAAGGGTAAGCGGTTTATGTTGTTGTTATCAGCACAGAATGAGTCGCTTTCTCTAGTAGAATTTGACAGGAAGAGTGCGATCGCATCCCTGGATGAAGGTAAGGCTGTTATTCCTGTGTGGTTGGATATTATTTATCAGAAGTTAGCAAGTAGGTTAGCTCAATAGAGTCCCGGTCAATGACAAAAGGCTTCCCATCTACGCTAATCTGTTAATTGCACAAAAGTTTTGTTTATTTTTATAAGTATCCAGGCTATTGCCTTTATGAGAAAAATTACCCTATCTCAGTTAGAACGTCACCTATTTGCTGCTGCTGACATTCTGCGTGGCAAGATGGATGCTTCTGAGTATAAGGAGTATATCTTTGGAATGCTCTTTTTAAAACGCTGTTCTGATGTCTTTGAGGAGCAGTACGAGCAGATTATGGCAGCGAATACACTTAAAGGTAGAACTGAAGCAGAAGCAAAACAACGTGCTGAATCATCTGTTTACTATGACAAGACTTTCTTTGTTCCAGAAAGAGCGCGTTGGAGTTATATCGAAAAAGAATTACATAGTGATGTTGGTAACGGCTTAAATAAAGCTTTGGGTGCGTTGGAAAATGAAAACCCGATTTTAGAGGGCGTTGTTAGCCACATTGATTTTAATAAGACTGTAGGTAAAACCAGAGTTCCTGACCAAAAATTGCGGGACTTAATTCGGCATTTTAGTAAAAATCGTCTCCGCAATGAGGATTTTGAATTTCCTGATTTGCTGGGTGCAGCTTATGAGTATTTGATTAAACATTTTGCTGATTCCGCAGGTAAAAAAGGCGGCGAATTTTATACCCCCCGTGATGTAGCGCGGTTAATGGTGCGATTACTCAAACCACAGCAGGGAATGCGGATTTATGACCCCTGTGTAGGTTCAGGAGGTATGCTGATTCTCTCTAAGGAATATGTAGAAGAACATCAAGGAAATGCCAAAAATCTTAGTCTTTATGGACAAGAAGCTAATGGTGGAGTTTGGGCAATTTGCAAAATGAATATGATTTTGCATGGCATAGTTACTGATGAGAAAGCTATTCAAAATGATGATACTATTGCTAACCCACTGCATATATAAGGTGGGGAACTAATGCGTTTTGATCGGGTAATTAGTAATCCCCCATTTAGTCAAAATTATTCTCGAACAGGGTTACAATTTCCGTGGCGTTTTGAGCGTTATGGCTTCTGTCCAGAAAATGGTAAAAAGGCAGATTTGATGTTTGTGCAGCACATGGTAGCGGTGTTGCGAAGTACGGGAATGATGGCAACGGTAATGCCTCATGGTGTGTTGTTTCGGGGTGGTGTAGAAAAGGAAATCCGCCAGAAATTTATTGAAGATGATTTGTTAGAAGCTGTGATTGGTTTACCACCAAATTTATTTTATGGAACTGGTATTCCTGCTTGTATTTTGGTAATCAGAGGTTCAAAAGCAGCGAAACCTCAAGAACGTCAAGGTAAGGTTTTATTTATTAATGCTGATGCCGAATTTCAATCTGGTAGAGCGCAAAATTTCCTGAAACCTGAGAATATTGAAAAAATTGTTTCTTCTTTTGAGGCTTTTGTAGATGTTCCTGGTTATGCAGCAGTAGTTACTAAACAACAGTTATCTGATAATGATTACAACTGCAATATTCGCCGTTATGCTGATAATGCACCACATCCAGAACCCCATGATGTGAGAGCGCATCTTTTAGGAGGTGTGCCTAAAGCGGAAGTGGCAGCTAAACAAGAACCTTTTATTGCTCATGGTTTTGAACCCAGTGCTTTCTTTGTGGAAAGAAGTCAAGATTATTTCGATTTTTTACCAATTCTCACAGAACGTAGTCAAATTAAAGATTTTGTAGAATCATATCCAGGTATAGCGCAGCAGGAAAAAAGGCTAAAAGATGCTTTTTTGAATTGGTGGGAAATTCACGAAAACCAATTGTTGCAGTTACCAGAAACTAAGGATTTAATGAAAGTTCGTGCTGATTTTCTGACATCTTTTACTGAAGCAATGCGTCCGATTAAAATTCTCGAACCTTACCAAGTAGCGGGAACAATGACTCAATGGTTAGAGAATAATGAAAATACTTTGGCTTCTGCTATTAATCAAAATTTTAAAGGGTTGGTAGAAAATGAAATAGAAGCGAAAGCTGAGAGTTTAAGAAAACAAGCAATTCAAGAACAAATGCTGCTGTTTTTAGATGAATTTCAGGTAAATGGGGTAATTGCTAGTTGGTGGAATGAAATTCAGTATGATTTGAAAACTGTTGCTGCTCAAAATTTTGATGGTTTGATAGAAGGTTGGGTAGAAACAATTCGGGCGGATTTGGATAGTGATAATAAAAATGGTAATGGTTCTGACCCGTTAAGTCATAAATTGGTAGTGCGTTTATTGCCAAAATATTTACAACAGTTGGCAGATTATGAAGCTAAAAAAGCAGATTTAGAAAGTCAATTAGCAGCCACTAAAAAGAGTGATGAGGAAAGCGAGGAAGGGGAATTAGAAGATGAGGAGCAATTGAGTGAGGCTGAAATTAAGAAACTCAAGCAGGAATTGTTACAGGTTAAGAAGATTTTGACTAACTTGAAGGAAGATTTAATTAAGCAGTTGGATAATGCCAGAAAGCAGTTGATGATGGAACAATGTCAGCGATTAGTGTTAGATATTGCTAAGGATGATTTAGAAAATCAATTAAATCGTTATGTTAATGCTCATCGTCAGCAGGTGATTTCTAGTCTTGAGAATTGGTGGGATAAATATCGGGTAACTTTGCGCGATATTGAGGCAAAAAGAGATAATGCAGCGAAGCGGTTAGATGGTTTTTTGAGGGGGTTGGGGTATGTTGAATAAACCAATTTGGTACGAGGAAAAATTGGGTAAATATGCGTATATAAAAGGCCGTATTGGTTGGCGAGGTCTGAAAGCATCTGAATATACTGAAGATGGACCATACTTGATTGCTGGTCATCACATTGCAGCAGGACAAGTCAAATGGTCTGCTTGCGATCATGTCTCAATGCCTCGCTACCTTGAGTCTAGGGAAATTGCTCTTGAAGAAGGCGATATTATTCTTACTAAAGATGGAACTATTGGTCGTGTTGCCATTATTGATAATTTACCTGGCTTGGCAACTATTAACTCTACAATGATGCTTATTCGGGTACGCTCACCTTTAGTACCACGATATGTGTATCACTATTTAACTGGTGACAGCTTTCAGAAGCTCGTTACAGATAAAGTTTCAGGTAGCTCAATCCCTCATATCTTTCAGCGGGACATGGTAGAACTAACCATACCTTTCCCGTCGAAGTCTGAACAACAATGTATTGCTGAAATACTCGACACCATAGAAGAAGCGATCGCACACACATCTTCTATTATCGCCAAACTCAAGCAAATCAAAGCCGGACTGCTTCACGACTTACTGACTCGCGGACTTGATGAGAATGGAGAATTACGGGATGCGATCGCACATCCTCAAGAGTTCAAAGATTCACCACTGGGGAAAATTCCGAAAGATTGGGAAGTTACTGTTCTTGCTCAAGAAATTGATATACGTCATGGCTATGCTTTTAAAGGTGAGTATTTTTCTGATGATCCTCCAGGAGAAGTGCTTTTAGTTCCGGGAAACTTTCATAGAGAAGGTGGACTTTATTTTGAGAAAAACAATATTAAGTATTATCAAGGGGAAATTCCAGAAAGCACTATTTTACAAAATGGTGATTTGTTAACTGTAATGACTGACCTTTCTCCAAAAACACTTATTTTAGGTAGAGTAGTATTACTGGATCTACCATTTAAACTTTTACATAATCAACGAATTGGCAAAATAGTTGTCAAATCTACTAATAGATGGGATAAGCAGTTTTTGATCCTTGTTATGAATAGCGATAGAGTTAGGCAAAATATTATTAGTAATGCAACAGGTACAACAGTACGGCATACCTCACCTGATCGAATTACTAGAAACATTGTTGCAAAACCAAAATTAGAAGAACAGAAAAAAATATCAGAGATTATCGAAACTCAAGATACCCGCATCCGCACAGAAGAAGCATACCTGGAAAAACTCAAACTCCAGAAAAAAGGACTAATGCACGACTTATTAACTGGAAAAGTCCGAATCAATCAGGTTAAAAATAATATAGCCATACCTACAACAGCATAATCTAATGCCCATCCCTATCTACCACATCACCCACATCAACAACTTACCCTCCATTCTCAAATCAGGTGGATTGATGGCAAACAGTAGGCTAAGGCAAGAAACAATTAAATATCTTGATATTGCTCATGGACACATCCAAGATAGACGATCAATAACTCGTGTTCCTTGTGGTGCTGGTGGAACTTTACATAATTATGTACCATTCTATTTTGCTCCACGTTCTCCCATGCTCTACGCCATTCATAGAAAAAATGTAGGTCAATATAGCAATGGACAAACACCAATTCTTCATTTAGTTTCCAGTGCAGAAGCGGTTGAAACTGCGGGACTATCCTTTGTAGGTGCAGACGGACACGCAGCTATGGAATATACAGCTTTTTTTGATGAAATTGAATATTTGTATGCAGATGGCGTGATTGACTGGGAAATTATGGAAACTAACTACTGGGCTGATACAGAAGAAGACGGGGACAGAAAACGCCGACGACAAGCCGAGTTTTTAGTGCATCAGTTTTTTCCCTGGCGACTCATTGAAGAAATTGGTGTCTTTAACACCACAATTCAAACACAAGTTAAAGAAATATTACAAAAAATTAACGTTCAGACCCCTGTTAGGGTTTACTCTAAATGGTACTATT includes:
- the darT gene encoding type II toxin-antitoxin system toxin DNA ADP-ribosyl transferase DarT, which encodes MPIPIYHITHINNLPSILKSGGLMANSRLRQETIKYLDIAHGHIQDRRSITRVPCGAGGTLHNYVPFYFAPRSPMLYAIHRKNVGQYSNGQTPILHLVSSAEAVETAGLSFVGADGHAAMEYTAFFDEIEYLYADGVIDWEIMETNYWADTEEDGDRKRRRQAEFLVHQFFPWRLIEEIGVFNTTIQTQVKEILQKINVQTPVRVYSKWYY
- a CDS encoding MerR family transcriptional regulator, whose translation is MQETFFTSKEAAQLTGCTLRQIQYWREKGIVVPIISDTGTGRSIYYSRSNLVELAALVYWLSTGISFDIACETLKRLKAQEPELFISGKGKRFMLLLSAQNESLSLVEFDRKSAIASLDEGKAVIPVWLDIIYQKLASRLAQ
- a CDS encoding restriction endonuclease subunit S codes for the protein MLNKPIWYEEKLGKYAYIKGRIGWRGLKASEYTEDGPYLIAGHHIAAGQVKWSACDHVSMPRYLESREIALEEGDIILTKDGTIGRVAIIDNLPGLATINSTMMLIRVRSPLVPRYVYHYLTGDSFQKLVTDKVSGSSIPHIFQRDMVELTIPFPSKSEQQCIAEILDTIEEAIAHTSSIIAKLKQIKAGLLHDLLTRGLDENGELRDAIAHPQEFKDSPLGKIPKDWEVTVLAQEIDIRHGYAFKGEYFSDDPPGEVLLVPGNFHREGGLYFEKNNIKYYQGEIPESTILQNGDLLTVMTDLSPKTLILGRVVLLDLPFKLLHNQRIGKIVVKSTNRWDKQFLILVMNSDRVRQNIISNATGTTVRHTSPDRITRNIVAKPKLEEQKKISEIIETQDTRIRTEEAYLEKLKLQKKGLMHDLLTGKVRINQVKNNIAIPTTA